The following proteins are co-located in the Cupriavidus pauculus genome:
- a CDS encoding VOC family protein, which produces MKLALDHLVVAAPDLESGAQHVADLLGIAPQPGGAHPRMGTHNRVLGLFGGMYLEVIAIDPAADAPPRPRWFGLDSDAVQQRLRDGPFLAHWAARVERPADLSRWQAQYPDRIAPAIPMDRGALHWRLTVPDDGSLPAWHGEAASAGEGLFPTLIQWDVPNHPGVALPRQDLALRALRGRHPHAELLRQGLAWIGAAHLIEIEQADGPPGLTAEIETPAGIKTLR; this is translated from the coding sequence ATGAAACTTGCTCTGGACCATCTCGTCGTTGCCGCGCCCGACCTGGAATCGGGCGCCCAGCATGTGGCCGACCTGCTCGGCATCGCCCCGCAGCCCGGTGGCGCCCACCCCCGCATGGGCACCCACAACCGCGTGCTGGGCCTGTTCGGCGGGATGTACCTCGAAGTGATCGCCATCGACCCGGCCGCCGACGCGCCGCCGCGCCCGCGCTGGTTCGGGCTGGACAGCGACGCCGTGCAACAGCGGCTGCGCGACGGCCCGTTCCTGGCGCACTGGGCCGCCCGCGTGGAACGGCCCGCCGACCTGTCGCGCTGGCAGGCGCAGTATCCGGACCGCATCGCCCCGGCCATCCCGATGGATCGCGGCGCGCTGCACTGGCGCCTGACCGTGCCCGACGACGGCAGCCTGCCCGCGTGGCACGGCGAGGCGGCCAGCGCCGGCGAGGGCCTGTTTCCGACGCTGATCCAGTGGGACGTGCCGAACCACCCCGGCGTCGCCCTGCCCCGCCAGGACCTGGCGCTGCGCGCGCTGCGCGGCCGGCATCCGCACGCTGAACTGCTGCGGCAGGGGCTGGCCTGGATCGGCGCCGCGCACCTGATCGAGATCGAACAGGCCGACGGGCCGCCCGGCCTGACCGCCGAGATCGAAACCCCAGCGGGCATCAAGACCCTGCGCTGA
- a CDS encoding DMT family transporter, whose product MTPHSSPPSGGMLLGFVGVAIFSQTLPFTRMAVAELDPSFVALARAVIAAMLALALLAARGALAPARRPRGRQWLRLAVTALGVVVGFPMFSSLAMREVPAAHGAIVIGLLPLATAVFAAWFGNERPSLGFWLSALAGSALVVGFALWQGAGGLQHADWFLFLAVVLGALGYAEGGKLSRELGGLETISWALVVSLPVLVPVVAWLALAHAGQIAAASPRAWIGMAYVSVFSMFVGFLFWYAGLAKGGVARVGQIQLLQPFLTLAGGAVILAEPLDAATVAFAVAVIAVVALGRRAAVRNTAPAPAPVPAGETPPILPGRIH is encoded by the coding sequence ATGACACCGCACTCCTCTCCTCCGTCCGGCGGCATGCTGCTGGGATTCGTCGGCGTGGCGATCTTCAGCCAGACGCTGCCGTTCACGCGCATGGCCGTGGCCGAACTGGACCCGTCGTTCGTGGCGCTGGCGCGCGCCGTGATCGCGGCCATGCTGGCGCTGGCGCTGCTGGCCGCGCGCGGCGCGCTGGCACCGGCCCGCCGGCCGCGCGGGCGCCAGTGGCTGCGGCTGGCCGTGACCGCGCTGGGCGTGGTGGTCGGCTTTCCGATGTTCTCGTCGCTGGCCATGCGCGAGGTGCCCGCCGCGCACGGCGCCATCGTCATCGGCCTGCTGCCGCTGGCCACGGCCGTGTTCGCGGCCTGGTTCGGCAATGAGCGGCCGTCGCTGGGGTTCTGGCTGTCGGCGCTGGCCGGCAGCGCGCTGGTGGTGGGCTTTGCCCTGTGGCAGGGGGCCGGCGGGCTGCAGCACGCCGACTGGTTCCTGTTCCTGGCCGTGGTGCTGGGCGCACTTGGCTATGCCGAAGGCGGCAAGCTGTCGCGCGAGCTGGGCGGGCTGGAAACGATAAGCTGGGCGCTGGTGGTGTCGCTGCCGGTGCTGGTGCCGGTGGTGGCGTGGCTGGCGCTGGCCCACGCCGGCCAGATTGCCGCCGCGTCGCCGCGCGCCTGGATCGGCATGGCCTACGTGTCGGTCTTCTCGATGTTCGTCGGCTTCCTGTTCTGGTACGCCGGCCTCGCAAAAGGCGGCGTGGCCCGCGTAGGACAGATACAATTGCTCCAGCCGTTCCTCACGCTGGCGGGCGGCGCCGTGATCCTGGCCGAGCCACTCGATGCCGCCACCGTCGCTTTTGCGGTGGCGGTGATTGCCGTAGTGGCCCTCGGCCGGCGCGCCGCCGTGCGCAACACCGCACCTGCCCCCGCACCGGTCCCGGCCGGAGAAACGCCCCCTATCCTCCCAGGACGCATTCACTGA
- a CDS encoding alanyl-tRNA editing protein: MPPTTLKRFDDDAYLDHCQATVVAVSEAGIELDQTVCYARSGGQAGDTGTLATADGRVVTLAETIYADDRTRILHVPAPGMPALQPGDRVEVRIDWARRHRLMRLHTCLHLLGSLIPVPVTGCGISPDAARIDFDLPESTLDKADLTARLNALIDARTPVGIDRITPEQLAAQPDLVRTIGAAPPAGTAHIRIVDIPGVDRQPCGGTHVANTGEIGAMVVTKIEKKSRTNRRVVVNFA; the protein is encoded by the coding sequence ATGCCCCCGACCACGCTGAAGCGTTTCGACGACGACGCCTACCTCGACCACTGCCAGGCCACCGTGGTGGCGGTGAGCGAGGCGGGGATCGAGCTGGACCAGACCGTCTGCTACGCGCGCAGCGGCGGCCAGGCCGGCGACACCGGCACGCTGGCCACGGCCGACGGCCGCGTGGTGACGCTGGCCGAAACCATTTACGCCGACGACCGCACCCGCATCCTGCACGTGCCGGCGCCCGGCATGCCGGCGCTGCAGCCCGGCGACCGCGTGGAAGTACGGATCGACTGGGCGCGCCGGCACCGGCTGATGCGGCTGCACACCTGCCTGCACCTGCTGGGGTCGCTGATCCCGGTGCCGGTCACGGGCTGCGGCATCTCGCCCGATGCGGCGCGGATCGACTTCGACCTGCCCGAATCGACGCTGGACAAGGCCGACCTGACCGCGCGGCTCAACGCGCTGATCGACGCCCGGACGCCGGTCGGCATCGACCGCATCACGCCCGAGCAACTGGCCGCGCAGCCAGACCTCGTGCGCACCATCGGCGCCGCGCCGCCGGCCGGCACCGCCCACATCCGCATCGTCGACATCCCGGGCGTGGACCGCCAGCCCTGCGGCGGCACGCACGTGGCCAACACGGGCGAGATTGGCGCGATGGTGGTGACCAAGATCGAGAAAAAGAGCCGCACCAACCGGCGCGTGGTCGTCAACTTCGCATGA
- the parC gene encoding DNA topoisomerase IV subunit A yields the protein MDQADTTFQPEEPADSLTLARYAERAYLDYAVSVVKGRALPEVADGQKPVQRRILYAMQAMGLRADAKPVKSARVVGEVLGKFHPHGDQSAYDALVRLAQDFSLRYPLIDGQGNFGSRDGDGAAAMRYTEARLTPISRLLLDEIDMGTVDFLPNYDGSEEEPKLLPARLPFVLLNGASGIAVGMATEIPPHNLREVAGAAVAMIRNPNISLAELLAILPGPDYPGGGQIISPASEIAQIYENGRGSLKVRARWTIEEMARGQWQMVVTELPPNTSAQKVLEEIEEITNPKIRAGKKALTPEQTQLKTTLLGVLDAVRDESGKDAPVRLVFEPKSKNTDQQEFIQTLLAHTSLESGAPINLVMIGTDGRPRQKGLQEILREWIQFRFETVTRRSRFQLNKVEDRIHILEGRMLVLLNIDEVIRIIRESDEPKPALIEAFRLSDRQAEDILEIRLRQLARLEAIKIEQELAKLRDEQAELDVLLKSETMMRRKIIKEIEQDAKQFSPEDKDPRRTLIQEASRAAAEVKVIDEPVTVIMSGKGWVRTRQGHGHDPSQFTFKAGDSLYATFECRTVDTMLAFGSNGRVYSVAVSGLPGGRGDGVPVTTLIDLAAGTQIAHAFAGGAEQRMLIATAGGNGFVTKVGDMIGRQKAGKAFVTLDDGDRILQPSPIGDDATHVACFSANGRLLLVGLDEVKVLSAGGRGVILMELEPKETLEQAVAVGAPGLLISGTGMRGGKVPPQKLAGKTLLPYVGKRARKGKAIEPRLKDVKLEAVKAAG from the coding sequence ATGGATCAAGCAGATACTACGTTCCAGCCCGAAGAGCCGGCCGATTCGCTGACGCTGGCGCGGTACGCCGAGCGTGCCTACCTGGACTACGCCGTGAGCGTGGTCAAGGGCCGCGCGCTGCCCGAAGTGGCCGACGGCCAGAAGCCCGTGCAGCGCCGCATCCTCTATGCCATGCAGGCGATGGGGCTGCGCGCCGACGCCAAGCCCGTCAAGTCGGCCCGCGTGGTCGGCGAGGTGCTGGGTAAATTCCACCCCCACGGCGACCAGTCGGCCTATGACGCGCTGGTGCGCCTGGCGCAGGACTTCTCGCTGCGCTACCCGCTGATCGACGGCCAGGGCAACTTTGGCTCGCGCGACGGCGACGGCGCGGCGGCCATGCGCTACACCGAGGCGCGCCTGACGCCGATCTCGCGGCTGCTGCTCGACGAGATCGACATGGGCACGGTGGATTTCCTGCCCAACTACGACGGGTCCGAGGAAGAACCCAAGCTGCTGCCCGCCCGGCTGCCGTTCGTGCTGCTCAACGGCGCGTCCGGCATCGCCGTGGGCATGGCCACCGAGATTCCGCCGCACAACCTGCGCGAGGTGGCGGGCGCCGCGGTGGCCATGATCCGCAACCCGAACATCTCGCTGGCCGAACTGCTGGCGATCCTGCCCGGCCCGGATTACCCCGGCGGCGGCCAGATCATCTCGCCGGCATCGGAAATCGCCCAGATCTACGAGAACGGTCGCGGCAGCCTGAAGGTGCGCGCGCGCTGGACCATCGAGGAGATGGCGCGCGGCCAGTGGCAGATGGTGGTGACCGAGCTGCCGCCGAACACGTCGGCGCAGAAGGTGCTGGAGGAAATCGAGGAAATCACCAATCCGAAGATCCGCGCCGGCAAGAAGGCGCTGACGCCCGAGCAGACCCAGCTCAAGACCACGCTGCTGGGCGTGCTGGACGCCGTGCGCGACGAATCAGGCAAGGACGCGCCGGTGCGGCTGGTGTTCGAGCCCAAGAGCAAGAACACCGACCAGCAGGAGTTCATCCAGACGCTGCTGGCGCATACCAGCCTGGAATCAGGCGCGCCGATCAACCTGGTGATGATCGGCACCGACGGCCGGCCGCGCCAGAAGGGCCTGCAGGAAATCCTGCGCGAGTGGATCCAGTTCCGCTTCGAGACGGTGACCCGGCGCTCGCGCTTCCAGCTCAACAAGGTGGAAGACCGCATCCACATCCTGGAAGGCCGGATGCTGGTGCTGCTGAACATCGACGAGGTGATCCGCATCATCCGCGAGAGCGACGAGCCCAAGCCGGCGCTGATCGAGGCGTTCCGCCTGAGCGACCGCCAGGCCGAGGACATCCTGGAAATACGGCTGCGCCAGCTGGCCCGGCTGGAGGCGATCAAGATCGAGCAGGAACTGGCGAAACTGCGAGACGAGCAGGCCGAACTGGACGTGCTGCTGAAGTCCGAGACGATGATGCGCCGCAAGATCATCAAGGAGATCGAGCAGGACGCCAAGCAGTTCAGCCCCGAGGACAAGGACCCGCGCCGCACGCTGATCCAGGAAGCCAGCCGCGCCGCGGCCGAGGTGAAGGTGATCGACGAGCCGGTGACGGTAATTATGTCGGGCAAGGGCTGGGTGCGCACGCGCCAGGGCCACGGCCACGACCCGTCGCAGTTCACGTTCAAGGCCGGCGACAGCCTCTATGCGACGTTCGAATGCCGCACCGTGGACACGATGCTGGCCTTCGGCAGCAACGGCCGGGTCTATTCGGTGGCCGTGTCGGGCCTGCCGGGCGGGCGCGGCGACGGCGTGCCGGTGACCACGCTGATCGACCTGGCCGCCGGCACGCAGATCGCCCACGCGTTCGCGGGTGGCGCCGAGCAGCGCATGCTGATCGCCACGGCGGGCGGCAACGGCTTCGTGACCAAGGTGGGCGACATGATCGGCCGCCAGAAGGCCGGCAAGGCGTTCGTCACGCTGGACGACGGCGACCGGATTCTGCAGCCGTCCCCGATTGGCGACGACGCCACGCACGTGGCGTGCTTCTCGGCCAACGGCCGCCTGCTGCTGGTGGGGCTGGACGAGGTCAAGGTCCTGTCGGCCGGCGGCCGCGGCGTGATCCTGATGGAACTGGAGCCGAAGGAAACGCTGGAACAGGCCGTGGCTGTGGGCGCCCCGGGCCTGCTGATCTCCGGTACCGGCATGCGCGGCGGCAAGGTGCCGCCGCAGAAGCTGGCCGGCAAGACGCTGCTGCCGTACGTCGGCAAGCGCGCCCGCAAGGGCAAGGCCATCGAGCCCCGTCTGAAGGACGTGAAGCTGGAGGCGGTGAAGGCGGCGGGATAA
- a CDS encoding RidA family protein gives MSVYDTLAKLGVELPTAGAPAAAYVMAATTGNTVFLSGHIARKDGKPWAGKLGKDIDTATGQQAARSIAIDLLATLHGHIGDLNKVKRIVKVMSLVNSTQEFTEQHLVTNGCSEFLAEVFGEKGRHARSAFGVAQIPLGACVEIEMIVEI, from the coding sequence ATGTCCGTCTACGATACCCTTGCCAAACTCGGCGTGGAACTGCCCACCGCGGGCGCCCCCGCCGCGGCCTACGTGATGGCCGCCACCACCGGCAACACCGTCTTCCTGTCCGGGCACATCGCCCGCAAGGACGGCAAGCCCTGGGCCGGCAAGCTCGGCAAGGACATCGACACCGCCACCGGCCAGCAGGCAGCGCGCAGCATCGCCATCGACCTGCTGGCCACGCTGCACGGCCACATCGGCGACCTGAACAAGGTCAAGCGCATCGTCAAGGTGATGAGCCTGGTGAACTCCACGCAGGAATTCACCGAGCAGCACCTGGTGACCAACGGCTGCTCCGAATTCCTGGCCGAAGTGTTCGGCGAGAAAGGCCGGCACGCCCGCAGCGCGTTTGGCGTGGCCCAGATCCCGCTGGGCGCCTGCGTGGAAATCGAGATGATCGTCGAGATCTGA
- a CDS encoding LysE family translocator, whose amino-acid sequence MESWLTGLSTAQFLALVTLLAVGAFTPGPNTTVAAVTGANFGLRATLPHCIGVSVGFASIIALCATGVGALVLASPTLGVLIRVAGVLYLLWLAWRIARSTALAEKRVLKPMNVWQSIAMQFANIKAWMMALAVAASYMEGAPSLGQRVVLVSTLFATFGFFSNGAYGALGASLRHWLMQGNRVRWFNGMMGLALALTAVWIAVAAQPHH is encoded by the coding sequence ATGGAAAGCTGGCTGACGGGCCTGTCGACGGCCCAGTTCCTGGCGCTGGTCACGCTGCTGGCGGTGGGCGCCTTCACGCCGGGGCCGAATACCACCGTGGCGGCCGTGACCGGCGCCAACTTCGGCCTGCGCGCCACGCTGCCGCACTGCATCGGCGTGTCCGTGGGCTTTGCCAGCATCATCGCGCTGTGCGCCACGGGCGTGGGCGCGCTGGTGCTGGCCAGCCCCACGCTGGGCGTGCTGATCCGCGTGGCCGGCGTGCTGTACCTGCTGTGGCTGGCGTGGCGCATCGCCCGCAGCACGGCGCTGGCCGAAAAACGCGTGCTCAAGCCGATGAATGTCTGGCAGTCCATCGCCATGCAGTTTGCCAACATCAAGGCGTGGATGATGGCGCTGGCCGTGGCCGCGTCGTACATGGAAGGCGCGCCGTCGCTGGGCCAGCGCGTGGTGCTGGTCAGCACGCTGTTTGCCACGTTCGGCTTCTTCAGCAACGGCGCCTACGGCGCGCTGGGCGCGTCGCTGCGCCACTGGCTGATGCAGGGCAACCGCGTGCGCTGGTTCAACGGCATGATGGGGCTGGCGCTGGCGCTGACCGCCGTCTGGATCGCCGTCGCGGCGCAACCCCATCACTGA
- a CDS encoding glutathione S-transferase family protein: MLRIWGRLSSINVQKVVWCARELHLDHERIDIGHHKGELDTQAYVRLNPNRLIPVIEDFRDTDVAGEPFVLWESNAIVRYLCARYGENTLWPADVKARASADRWMDWQTTTFSPAMVQAFLQTVRMPAEQRDAEIIARSCQRTEPLAQMLDEALADREFIGGDRFTMADISLACAAHRWLGTPVPHAPRPNLERWLEAMRARPAAMSILVLPLK; the protein is encoded by the coding sequence CTGCTGCGCATCTGGGGCCGCCTGTCGTCGATCAACGTGCAGAAGGTGGTCTGGTGCGCGCGCGAGCTGCACCTGGACCACGAACGCATCGACATCGGCCACCACAAGGGCGAGCTGGACACGCAGGCGTATGTGCGCCTGAATCCGAACCGGCTGATCCCGGTGATCGAGGATTTCCGGGACACCGACGTGGCAGGCGAGCCATTCGTGCTGTGGGAATCGAATGCGATCGTGCGCTACCTGTGCGCGCGCTACGGCGAGAACACGCTGTGGCCGGCCGACGTCAAGGCGCGTGCATCGGCCGACCGCTGGATGGACTGGCAGACCACCACGTTCAGCCCGGCGATGGTCCAGGCGTTCCTGCAGACGGTGCGGATGCCGGCCGAGCAGCGCGACGCCGAGATCATCGCCAGATCGTGCCAGCGCACCGAGCCGCTGGCGCAGATGCTGGACGAGGCGCTGGCCGACCGCGAGTTCATCGGCGGCGACCGCTTCACGATGGCCGACATCTCGCTGGCCTGCGCCGCCCACCGCTGGCTGGGCACGCCGGTACCCCACGCCCCCCGCCCGAACCTGGAACGCTGGCTGGAGGCCATGCGCGCCCGGCCCGCCGCGATGAGCATCCTGGTACTGCCGCTGAAGTAA
- a CDS encoding PLP-dependent aminotransferase family protein — protein sequence MKWAISRRAQQLTSSAIREILKVTERPEVISFAGGLPSPASFPVAAMEAAVARVFADNPQGALQYAATEGYLPLREFVARRYNVGVERVLITTGSQQALDLIAKVMIDPGSPVLVETPSYLGALQAFSLFEPEFVSVPTDEHGLVPEALTPELTANARFLYALPNFQNPTGRRLPLERRQALVKRAQDLGILLVEDDPYGELSYTGNTLPTLLSMNPDGVIYMGSFSKILAPGMRLGFVIAPPELHFKLCQAKQASDLHTPTFTQRIAYETVKDGLLDTHIPTIRELYGKQCAYMLDALKRHMPEGVTWNVPEGGMFIWVELPEGLDSMKILEEAVRRNVAYVPGAPFYAGNPRMNTLRLAFVTVPQERIEQGVSILGTLFREAIAKAAPQPRAA from the coding sequence ATGAAATGGGCCATCTCCCGCCGGGCGCAGCAACTGACCAGCTCGGCCATCCGCGAAATCCTGAAAGTCACCGAGCGTCCGGAAGTCATTTCGTTCGCCGGCGGCCTGCCCTCGCCGGCGTCGTTCCCGGTAGCGGCCATGGAAGCGGCGGTGGCCCGGGTCTTTGCCGATAACCCGCAGGGCGCGCTGCAGTACGCCGCCACAGAGGGCTACCTGCCGCTGCGCGAGTTCGTGGCCCGCCGCTACAACGTGGGCGTGGAGCGCGTGCTGATCACCACCGGCTCGCAGCAGGCGCTGGACCTGATCGCCAAGGTGATGATCGACCCGGGCAGCCCGGTGCTGGTGGAAACGCCGAGCTACCTGGGCGCGCTGCAGGCGTTCTCGCTGTTCGAACCGGAATTCGTGTCGGTGCCGACCGACGAGCACGGCCTGGTGCCCGAGGCGCTGACGCCCGAGCTGACCGCCAACGCCCGCTTCCTGTACGCGCTGCCGAACTTCCAGAACCCCACGGGCCGCCGCCTGCCGCTGGAGCGCCGCCAGGCGCTGGTCAAGCGCGCGCAGGACCTGGGCATCCTGCTGGTGGAAGACGATCCGTACGGCGAGCTGAGCTACACCGGCAACACGCTGCCGACGCTGCTGTCGATGAACCCGGACGGCGTGATCTACATGGGCTCGTTCTCGAAGATCCTGGCGCCCGGCATGCGCCTGGGCTTCGTGATCGCCCCGCCCGAGCTGCATTTCAAGCTGTGCCAGGCCAAGCAGGCGTCGGACCTGCACACGCCGACCTTCACGCAGCGCATTGCCTACGAGACGGTCAAGGACGGCCTGCTCGACACCCACATCCCGACCATCCGCGAGCTCTACGGCAAGCAGTGCGCCTACATGCTCGACGCGCTGAAGCGCCACATGCCCGAAGGCGTGACCTGGAACGTGCCCGAAGGCGGCATGTTCATCTGGGTGGAGCTGCCCGAGGGGCTGGACAGCATGAAGATCCTGGAGGAAGCCGTGCGCCGCAACGTGGCCTACGTGCCCGGCGCGCCGTTCTACGCGGGCAACCCGCGCATGAACACGCTGCGCCTGGCCTTCGTGACCGTGCCGCAGGAGCGCATCGAGCAGGGCGTGTCGATCCTGGGCACGCTGTTCCGCGAAGCCATCGCCAAGGCCGCGCCGCAGCCGCGCGCCGCCTGA
- a CDS encoding chromate transporter: MAAPEILRDLLGHFGMLSLLAVGGGGTVIPDMHRYLVESRQWMTDEQFAALYAISQASPGPNILFVALFGWQVAGAAGAFASMVGICGPSSVIALGFEYFAGRAPHALWPVLIRRGLSALTIGLLMSTGWVLASSVDHRWTAAAVTLLTVGLMLKTKTHPLLLVALGGGAGLLGLM, encoded by the coding sequence ATGGCGGCGCCCGAGATCCTGCGCGACCTGCTGGGCCATTTCGGCATGCTCTCGCTGCTGGCCGTGGGCGGTGGCGGCACCGTGATTCCGGACATGCACCGCTACCTCGTGGAATCGCGCCAGTGGATGACCGACGAGCAGTTCGCGGCGCTCTACGCCATCTCGCAGGCGTCGCCGGGGCCGAATATCCTGTTCGTGGCGCTGTTCGGCTGGCAGGTGGCCGGGGCGGCCGGCGCGTTTGCGTCGATGGTCGGCATCTGCGGGCCGTCCAGCGTGATCGCGCTCGGCTTCGAATACTTCGCGGGCCGCGCGCCCCACGCGCTGTGGCCGGTGCTGATCCGGCGCGGCCTGTCCGCGCTGACGATCGGCCTGCTGATGTCGACCGGCTGGGTGCTGGCCAGCAGCGTCGACCACCGCTGGACCGCCGCCGCGGTCACGCTGCTGACGGTCGGCCTGATGCTGAAGACGAAGACCCACCCGCTGCTGCTGGTGGCGCTGGGGGGCGGGGCGGGACTGCTGGGGTTGATGTAG
- a CDS encoding chromate transporter has protein sequence MSATPLAAEPELAPPPTARTLFFEFARMGLSGFGGVLPFVRRSVVERNRWLGDRDFVEILSMGQVLPGPNVINLALMLGLRFAGLRGAVAAFSGLVFVPMVVVLCVMGVYLRYQDVPQVRQMLAGMTAVAAGLVLSTGVKLAQSQPRSVRAVVVGVAAFVAIGWLRWPLLPVMAVLVPVALVLEYRAIRRGA, from the coding sequence ATGTCCGCCACGCCTCTCGCCGCCGAGCCCGAGCTTGCCCCGCCGCCCACGGCGCGCACCCTGTTCTTCGAATTCGCCCGCATGGGGCTGTCCGGTTTCGGCGGCGTGCTGCCGTTCGTGCGGCGGTCCGTGGTCGAGCGCAACCGCTGGCTCGGTGACCGCGATTTCGTGGAAATCCTGAGCATGGGGCAGGTGCTGCCGGGCCCCAATGTGATCAACCTCGCGCTGATGCTGGGCCTGCGCTTTGCCGGGCTGCGCGGCGCCGTGGCCGCGTTCAGCGGGCTGGTGTTCGTGCCGATGGTGGTGGTGCTCTGCGTGATGGGCGTCTACCTGCGCTACCAGGACGTGCCGCAGGTGCGGCAGATGCTGGCCGGCATGACGGCCGTGGCCGCCGGGCTGGTGCTGTCCACCGGGGTCAAGCTGGCCCAGAGCCAGCCGCGCTCGGTGCGGGCCGTGGTGGTCGGGGTGGCGGCGTTCGTCGCCATCGGCTGGCTGCGCTGGCCGCTGCTGCCGGTGATGGCGGTGCTGGTGCCGGTGGCGCTGGTGCTCGAATACCGCGCGATCCGGCGGGGCGCATGA
- a CDS encoding lytic transglycosylase domain-containing protein: MQARTARQHGTARPWRLARVLAVLGLLCAAVPAQAALWGYIDADGVAHFADARLDDRYKLFMKDGGQFDSGDLGHRGVIALGDKPSPERDKLFRYLLNHPNMRTVEPIIEKVAGAQNVDPALVKAVMAVESGFNASAVSPKGAIGLMQVIPDTGARFGVAADKRRTVEQKLADPKLNIAAGVRYLRFLMALFPDNLELVLAAYNAGEGAVQRYNNQIPPYPETRQYVSTVLEFYRLYQRGQPGAGGVIRTGVAADRVRMVIGGGRRPMP; encoded by the coding sequence ATGCAGGCACGCACAGCACGACAGCATGGCACGGCAAGGCCCTGGCGCCTGGCCCGGGTGCTGGCCGTGCTCGGCCTGCTCTGCGCCGCCGTGCCGGCCCAGGCCGCGCTGTGGGGCTATATCGACGCCGACGGCGTGGCGCACTTCGCCGATGCCAGGCTCGACGACCGCTACAAGCTGTTCATGAAGGACGGCGGGCAGTTCGATTCGGGCGACCTGGGGCACCGCGGCGTGATCGCGCTTGGCGACAAGCCCAGCCCCGAGCGCGACAAGCTGTTCCGCTACCTGCTGAACCATCCGAACATGCGCACCGTCGAGCCGATCATCGAGAAGGTGGCCGGCGCCCAGAACGTCGACCCGGCGCTGGTCAAGGCCGTGATGGCGGTGGAAAGCGGCTTCAATGCGTCGGCGGTGTCGCCCAAGGGCGCCATCGGGCTGATGCAGGTCATCCCGGACACCGGCGCGCGCTTTGGCGTGGCGGCGGACAAGCGCCGCACCGTCGAGCAGAAGCTGGCGGACCCGAAGCTGAACATCGCCGCCGGCGTGCGCTACCTGCGCTTCCTGATGGCGCTGTTCCCGGACAACCTGGAGCTGGTGCTGGCGGCCTACAACGCCGGCGAGGGCGCCGTGCAGCGCTACAACAACCAGATCCCGCCGTATCCGGAGACGCGCCAGTACGTGAGCACCGTGCTGGAGTTCTACCGCCTGTACCAGCGCGGCCAGCCGGGCGCGGGCGGCGTGATCCGCACCGGCGTGGCGGCCGACCGCGTGCGCATGGTGATCGGCGGCGGCCGCCGGCCGATGCCCTGA